Within the Melopsittacus undulatus isolate bMelUnd1 chromosome 5, bMelUnd1.mat.Z, whole genome shotgun sequence genome, the region tcagGAAGCATAGAGAAACTATGTCTGAGCATGCTCTGCTGCAGGTCTAGCCAGCCAAAGCTCAATTTCGACCCTGGCAGCTATTGCAGGCCCAGGCAGTATAAACACCTTTCAGGTGGTGCACACACATCCTTCTGGGAATGAGGAAAGTGCAAGACAAGAAGCAGAGGATGGGGTTGCTATGCATGAAACTTGTTCATCACTTAttaacactgcatttttttgtgatttattcTACTGTTCTCACTGCCTACCACACATCTCCTATAGGTCAACACCACTTCGCCCTGAAGTTTCACCATTGTTTCTGTTACCAACACCTGCTACAGACACAAAGCAGCAATCACTTCTAGGAACTTCCCAGCAGTCGCTACAACAGAATAGGTTCAACCAGCCTAGATCACTCATAATTTTTGCATGGCATTTTAATGGCTGCTGTTTCTGCCTACACAATCACCCTGCAGACAGTGCTGATTTCATGTGCTCTGGGAAATGCTTGAATTCATCTTGAAGAATCATCTTCATCTTTCAAAGAAGTCAAGGCTAGTGAGAAAATCTCCAATCAGGTTATCAACAAATATCTTCTTTTGACAGGAGACTCCGGGTGTGCTAAGACCCTTTTAGAGCAAGTTCCAGGCAGGTTAGAGAAAAATGTGGTGACACAAGGAAAATTTCCAGCTCGCTAGTGGAACCAGCAATGCTCCAAGCTGACTAAGAGCAAGCTTAAAAAGGGAAATGCATCTGGCCCAGGAGATGGCTTTTTCGGCTCTTGCAGAAACTCACATGAAAAGAAATCTCAGCAGGgccatattttatattttattaatctttCTAGCTATGTGATGTTTAGGCTAGGGAAAAACTCACACCAGTGGAGCATAATTCAAATGCTTTGCTCCTCTGGGCTTGTCGTGGGGCAGAACAAAATGACAGTAGCTAATAAATGTGTATAGATATTTTTTACCAAATTTACCATGCCTTCATGAACAATAACCTagaaaattttgcattttcccttcATTTAGGAGGCAGTATGCATGTTTGTTTCCACACACTAATGCACTCCAGTGCTGAACAACTGTTTTGCAGTAAATACTTTTATTCCCTGCTTTACCGATAAGATAAAGCCAAATAGGGAGAATTTCCTGTCATTATAATTTGGGATGCATTAAATTCTTCTTGTTGAGATCTTGGAGTCTGGACTTCAAAAGCtttgagaaggaaaggaaatctTTTGCTGTGAGGGATCAAGCTGGATGTACTGCTGAGCTTGTAGCTGTTCCTCACTACTAAGGGGTTCTTTTGAGCTTGCAGTAAAAAGACAGTTGTGGTGGTCTGAGGATATGGTCTTGCAGAGCCCTGTTAACCCCTGTTACAACTGCTGGTGAAGACATAAAGGAGGcatcacttttcctttttaggTCTGTCACTGTACAGGAACTGCTGTCTGTACAACTGCTTCCTGCTTTGCACTCTCAGAAATAGGGACTGGTCCCAGGAAGTCTGTGATACCCATATAAATGATTTTCATGAGTTACTTTGAGTCAGACTCTAGTAATCTAAGGCAGGAGGACACAATTGGAAGCCTGCTGACTGAATCTGGCTTATAGGACAACTCTAGCTGGGCCACTGCCTTTCACCACATCAACAGAcaactctgctttgctttgcttgcagggaGATAAGAGTTTATGGTCCACAGGTCCTTCTTGTGCTTCTTCTGTCCTTCATAAAAGGGGTCCCACTGAAGCATTGAGATAGCCCTTTTCCATGCCtctgaagtaaataaaaataattcctacTGAGTTGTGACCTCGGTTAATCCGTGTTCATGGAGCCCTGGGGAGCTGTACGTGCTTTGGAGCAATTGGCCTGATTCATGCTTTTGGCTTCATAccttttcatagaaaaaaaagggcatGGATGGTGCACAAATAATTGAGCACTCCTGCAACTATGCTCTGTACTTACTGAGCAAGCACATCACAGGCAGCAGTTGGGAAATGGtgaactggaaagcaaaactaAACATCGATAACATCACCAGTAAAACTACACGGAAAACCTGTGACCATCACAAATGTTTATTATGAGGTTAATGAGGTACAGAAAATTCTGGCATGGCTCTTAAAACAGAtgaaagcatctttaaaataaaactattgtCAGCCTCAGATGTCATAGTATGCTTAAACTGTAAAGAAATCTCTAAGTTGTCATGAGCTAAATAATTAGAAGCAGACCAATGAGTTGGCAAACACAGCTGcagcttttgtttaaaaacctgGGTAGCTCTGAAGGAGAGGTGGAGTTGGGTCAACAGAGCTGTGGGAGACTGGATAGGCTCCTGCAGTCAACAATGCAGAAAACGGGCTCCTGCACCACATTTTGACAGGCAGTTTTAACCACTCTTAGGAGTAGATTTGTTGCTGCCCACTGTCTTCAGGCACAAGCAGTGATGTACTCCAGGATAAGGCTGTTCAGAGCTGGGCAGGTAGGTTGGGGTGCATGTCTGTGCCCAACCCAGTACTCCTATCCACCTCCAGCCCTGAGACCTCAATGGGCACAAGGGAGGTCAGATCAGGGAGCTCTCCTAAGGCCCCTCTGAAGAAGGGATACACAGATACAcaatagaaaatgttttcagtaagGATAATAAAAAACCCTTATTTTTCTTACTTCATCTCTGGCAATCATAAGCTTTTTATTATGTGACTGTTCAGCCCTCAGGACATAAgcacccacatccccattgaGACATTGTGACACATttgtaagagaaataaaatcaataaatcACTAGGAATCTCTACACTGACTTCAGAGATCACTGGGTTGGGCTTTCTCTTGCTAATACTGATCTCTGCTCAGACGTTCACAGCTACTGTAATTGAAATGAATTAGATGCAACATCAACATAAAGTGGCGCACATTTCTCTGCATCTTCCTATGGAAGATCTGCTTGGTAGATTTACATGGAACAccattagggaaaaaaacactaaaGAGATGGTAAGTCACAGTAATAgccttttgctgttctttgatAGTGTGCCAGTAGCTCACGTCAGATATGGAAGTAActgcaggaagaaataaagcCATCAGAGAAGCTTCAAGTAGAATTTTCAATCCCTAAATGCAGAAACTGGCTTCAATTTCTCTGTCTCAGCTTTTGTGATAAATTTACATGTGTGTTTAGTGAGTGTAATGAAAATCAGAGAATGCTTACTCTGAATATTTACACAGTCTAAGAGGAGCTCGTGAATTTATGGAAAGGACTGTGTAGGGAGTGATGGTGGAAGGATTTGACTATTGTCAAAGAGAGGaaagacatgaaataaaacGTATATCAGGAAAATCTCATCATTGTGACAAAAACAAATGAGCTCTGAAAGAGTTTCTAAGTAGATTCACCAAGAACTGTAACAAAGTTTGATATGTTTTGGGAACAAGATAATGAGATCAGGGAGTCAGTGCTAGCCTGGTCTCTGCAGAGGATGGCATGCTTCTGGTACGCATACAAAGTTCTTTCTCACAACTTAGCAGTTCACACTCTTGTCCCTTTGAATCTTCTAACCTAATCCATGTTCTCCTGGGAACACCTGGGTAGGAAAACTCAGCTGCtttctgagattctgtgattcagcaAGTAGGTCAGTACTAAATTGCTAATATGGTATTCATTTTTGTGTGAGTCCTTCACTGGGGTTTTTCTGTCTGAGTGGTGATGGGCTGAATCTGATGACTCAGCTCAGCTCCATGGTGGAAATCTGCACTTGGCTTAAAAGCAAAAAGTGACAATAAGCAGGAGAGCACTGAAGAAAGATGCCACAGGCACCTTTTCCATGACTCAAAGTGTATTTGAGATGTAAACCATCTGCATATGTAAAAGGCTGTTTCCACTGAAAGAGGATctaaaagagataaaaatgaatTGTCATCATTATGGACTGGATTTCTGCCAGCTGCTTAGCAATTAGAGTTTTAATTGCTCAGTAATAAAAGTTCTAATTATTCAGCAATTAGTGTTTGAAGTTTCAAGTGATTCACATGCACTTAATATCACTCTCAAACTGCCAAAAGCAGAAGATGGAATAACTTCAGTGTGTCTCAGCAAAACTGTGAGCGAATGGGGTGAACATCAGAGATTGAGTagcagcagaaaatgggtatagTCCAGTTGCCAGTGGTCAGCCAGGCAAACATTCTTGCAGAGTAGAACCTGCAGGCAGCTTGTGACCTTTCCGAAACTCACCACCTCCTCAGCTGTGCCAGACAAGATGGTTGGGGTTAAAGGCATCATGCTGGAGACCAAGTCCTTTcaaatatgtctttttttttgcttgacaCACTCATGATCTGTAATATAGAATTAGATGTTTTCTATACTCTGAACTGTACAGGTCACTGATTCCACAAGTGCTCTACCTCACTGGGATGCTGAATTTAGGGGCTATACATATGTTTTGTCTCATTTCCATGAACTGATATCTGTAGTACACTTTGCAGTACAGAATAAGTATCTGATCATAGCAGACTTTGTTGTTTCTAGCTATAACATTGTGAAATATTAAAGTCATAATAAATGGGATTCACCTCATTGAATGTACCTATCTTGTCTAAGCTGGTAACAGGCTCGATGAATAAAGATAGGCATCTCCAAAGGATGAGTCACTCTTTCCAGGCATATATGCCCAGGACAGATAAGATGATCTACTCTGAAGGAATTGTTTTTGTCGGCTAAGGAGAGACTAACATTTAGgcagctgaaaccaggagaAATATACGGTCTTAGAAGTGTGATGGTAGGAGAATGGCCTGAAGAAAGAACTTTGTTGAGGGTGATTATTAATTTCCCCTTGCAGAGCCAGGAGAAGAATATGTATTCCAGGCAATGCTGatatttccattatcattattgCTTACACCATGGCTGCACCTCAGAGTCCCAGGTTTGGATTATAAATCACTTTGTATTAGACTGTACAGATGCAAGACAAACCAGCTAGACTCCATCCTTAGTAGATTAGAGTCAAAGCAGACCATGTCAGCCATTTTATTTATAGTGAGAAGTTTCAATGTAGAGTAAGTCTTTGGAACAAGAAGTTCTTTGGTTGAATTATTGTTGAAAAGTACTTCCTCTTTTCAGTGTTTGCCACCCTATGGAACCTCTCTTTTCCCATTATTATTTTCCAGCTAtgcttttcccagctgctcAGCGATTCAAGAGGTCCTCAGCTGCCTTCCTTAACCCAGTGCTACAAAACTCGCTGGAAGATGTGGTCCTGCTTTATGAGGTTCAGTATACGAGACCAGATAGTACCTTAAACCTTAACCAAGACTGGGGTTATTTTACACACTGGGGTTATCCATTATCTGTCTTCATGGCACTTTTACTCATTCCTGCAGTAAAACCATCCCTGACTATGTAACAGCTCACCAGAAGGGAAGGAACAGACATATATATGACAACCTCAGTTTTTTCAACACTTAAGCAGGCAGCAGTTGCCTACAGTACCGCAGACTAGTGGGTTCTAGTTCACTGACAGGCAAAATGTAAACCAAAGCAAACGTCTTTCTGCTGAAAGCAACTTTCTTCCAGAACAGTTATGTATTAACAACATAATGCATTAAAATTCTTTGGTTTAAATCTTAGTCCCAAGAGCACATTGCAAAGTAATCCCAAGGGCATGAGTGTTTCACTCCAAAATAATTCAGGTCCCCTCTTCCACAGCAGTGGAGACTGCAGGGATAATGCACAGTCTACAGTGTCATATGGTCAGCTAGGAACACTGGCCCACCTGAAGAAGGTACATGGGTCAAATCTGTCTGTCCCACACCTTGATAAACTGGGACTGAAGTCCAAACAGGGGAGATGGGCAGGGAAGACGGGCAGGGAAGACATTGCTGTGCTCTCTCAGAGAGCTAGGCCATTGCTGCTATCCCTGACAGGGTAAATGGccttttcccagctctgctgctgtctctcTAATACCCATGTAGCACCAGCAGCAACTCATGCCTGTTTTGAACAATGGAAGACTATCTagatttccttttcctccctcctttctccATAGCCTGTCTCTAATTTTCCCAGGTAGGTAACACAAAAGTCTAACATTTACATAGAGTCTTTCTGCACCACCCCCAGCCAGTGCAATGAAAGTTTTGTCTCTATTTGACCTAAAGTAAAGACCTAAGGACATGTTTTTAATTCACATTTACTGTGCATAGAGTCTCTTGCAGAAGATATATAGCTTTCTGTGTTCTGATTTTGTACCAGTTTCTCTTAGCTGAGCTTGACATTGACCAAAGTCAGAGGATCTCCATCAAAGATGAGGAGCTTGCTTCACTGAGGAAGGCTGCTAAGTTTGACACCATCTGCAATGAGATTATCCCCAAGAGCATCACAGAGATCCGCAGGCTGAGTAGCATGCTGTCTTCCTACCCAAGGGTCCTCAAGAAAGAAGACTTTGAAAGGACAGTGTTGACCATGGTCTACACAGCTTACAGGGCCGCTCAGTCCCAGGGGCACCAGAAAGACGCTTGGGCTGAATCCTTTGTCAGTCTTTATAAAGCCCTGAAGCACGACTTGATGTTTCCATACAACAAAGACACATCATAGTGGGAGACTTGATGCAACGGTAATTCAGCCACCTCTTGTGGTTGATAAGGGACACATATAGCACGTCCATCACTTTATGCTGTAAAGAGTTTAATAGTCTGCTTCAAGAAAGATTAATTGTTTTCTAGCTCCCTCTTGTGGAATCCACTTTGTAGTTCCAtgttaaatggagaaaaatgttaTCTTCAGTCCTGGGAATTTGATTTTTGTGCTGGCTTTGGAGGCACATTCTGTGACAGGCAAAGAAATTTTGGTGTATGCCCCAGACAGACATGCCCTTGCTACATCTTGTGGGTTTTCTGCAATACAGAAGTATACTATGCTTATGCTTACAAACCTATGCGTACGAGCTGGAGAATGCTGATTTCTTAGCTAAGGAAGCAAATTCATATTTTGGCTGGCCAGAAAAAGTATATTATAAAGACATGCAAAGGCCTTCTGAAAAAGGAAGAGGTTTCATAACTGTCAGTCTAAGAAATTATGCCACATATTATTCATCCCAAATATTCTTCTAAATAAGCACTGGCTGATTCACTTCATTCAGCTGAGCCAGTTTTTAATTGCAATAACATTTGCAGAAGACAAAGGGCATTGTGGATACCAGCAGCAAACAATGCCTGTGAACATACTCTCTGCTTCCTAGAGCTGCCCTCCCAAACAGTCTGCAATGATTCCTTCATTATTTGCACATGACTTTGCTTCTGCTCCTTGTTTTTTGAAGGGAACATGTCCTAGCAGAGTCAAAGGCCCTGTTTAATTTAATGATGACACATTTTTCCTGGTTCTATCACTTGAAAGTAGGTCATCTAAACCCATGCTTCAGAACCCTCCTGAGGCAAGGGAGGAAGGTGCATTAAAACATGGTGCTGAATTTAGCGATGTGGCTCAGTTTTGGTAGtaaattatatatttacttgcgtgtaaatgtgtgtgtatgtgtgtgtgtgttcat harbors:
- the FAM180A gene encoding protein FAM180A; its protein translation is MLWKTLLLLLFYYSAHATVTHKWNRAMLFPAAQRFKRSSAAFLNPVLQNSLEDVVLLYEFLLAELDIDQSQRISIKDEELASLRKAAKFDTICNEIIPKSITEIRRLSSMLSSYPRVLKKEDFERTVLTMVYTAYRAAQSQGHQKDAWAESFVSLYKALKHDLMFPYNKDTS